The DNA window TTCCTTTAAGGTCTGGCACGAGAAGGACCTGGCCCCGGCCCTCAAGGCGTTCGGTTATTCCAAGGAAGACCTCCGCAGGATAATCAAGCCCATGGCAGGGGACGGCAACGAGCCTACCGGCTCGATGGGCGACGATACCCCGCTTGCGGTCCTTTCGACCAGGCCCAGGATGCTCTACGATTATTTCAAACAGTTATTCGCGCAGGTCACCAACCCGCCCATCGACCCGATACGCGAAGAGCTCGTCATGACCCTTAACACGTATCTTGGCAGCGAGAAGAACCTGCTCGACGAGACCCCGGGCCATTGTCACAGGCTCAAAGTCAATAATCCCATCCTGTCGAATATGGACATCGAGAGGATCCGCCATATCCGCAACGGGACATTTAAGGCTAAGACTATTTCGACGCTCTTCGAGGCGAAAAAAGGAAAAGCAGCGTTCAAAAAGTCGCTGGATAGGATATGCGCCGAAGCCGACAAGGCCGTCAAGAGCGGCTGCACCTTTATCATATTAAGCGACAGGGGAGTCGACGGTAAGTTTGCGGCGCTCCCGGCGCTCCTTGCGTGCGGCGCCGTCCACCATCACCTTGTCCGCAAAGAGACGCGTACACAGGCGAGCATAATAATCGAGAGCGGCGAACCGCGGGAGGTCGCGCATTTCGCGCTTCTCTTCGGGTACGGCGCGGGCTGTATTAATCCCTATCTGGCCTACGAGACGATAGAGAAGATGATCAGGGAGAAGGACCTTGTCATCGCTTTCCCTGACCCGGAACTCGCGGCCAGCTCCGCGCGCAAGAACTATACCGACGCGGTAAACCACGGGCTCCTGAAGATCCTGTCGAAGATGGGCATATCGACGCTGCAGAGCTACCGCGGCGCGCAGATATTCGAGGCCGTCGGGTTGAGCGGCGGCCTTATCGAAAAATGTTTTACCGGCACGGCCTCGCGCATCGAGGGCATAGGACTCGACGAGATAGCGCAGGAGGTCATAAAGAGGCACGGCGAGGCGTTCCCGGAGACGGAATCCGGCCCGGCTCACCTTCCCAACGGCGGCCTTTACCAGTGGAGGCGCGACGGCGAGTTCCATCTCTGGAATCCCGAGTCCATCGCCGCGCTCCAGGATGCCACCCGTTTTGAGGACCCGGAGCTGTATAAAAAATTTGCCGCGCTTATAAACGACCAGGAGAAGAACCTCTGCACTTTGCGCGGCCTTATGAAATTCAAGCCCGGCGCGAAACCAATCCCGCTTGACGAGGTCGAGCCGGTATCTGAGATAGTAAAACGTTTCGTGACAGGCGCGATGAGTTTCGGTTCGATAAGCAGGGGCGCGCACGAGACGATGGCCATAGCCATGAACCGCCTCGGCGGAAAATCAAATTCCGGCGAAGGCGGCGAGGACCCGGCGCGTTACGCGCCGCTGCCTAACGGCGACAGCCTCCGTTCCGCGACGAAGCAGGTCGCATCCGGCAGGTTCGGCGTCACGATAAACTACCTGACCAACGCCGATGAATTGCAGATAAAGATCGCCCAGGGCGCGAAACCCGGAGAGGGCGGGCAGCTGCCCGGCCATAAGGTGAGCCCGGTCATCGCGAAGGTCCGCCATTCGACGCCCGGAGTCACGCTTATATCGCCGCCGCCGCACCATGATATCTATTCGATCGAAGACTTAGCGCAGCTTATCTTCGACTTAAAGAACGCGAACCCGCGCGCGCGGATAAGCGTAAAACTTGTTTCAGAAATGGGAGTGGGCACTATCGCGGCCGGCGTCGCCAAAGGCCATGCCGATATGATACTCGTATCCGGCGGTGACGGCGGGACCGGCGCGTCGCCTTTGAGCTCGATAAAGCACGCGGGCCTGCCGTGGGAGCTCGGGCTTTCCGAGACGCACCAGACGCTGGTCTTAAACGACCTGAGGAGCCGCGTGCGCCTGCAGACCGACGGGCAGATGAGGACCGGCCGCGACGTCGTTATAGCGGCGCTCCTGGGCGCCGAGGAATACGGTTTCGCGACCGCAGCGCTCATCACTTTAGGCTGCGTCATGCTCAGGCACTGCCATTTGAACAATTGCTCGGTCGGCGTTGCCACGCAGGATGAGGACCTCAGTAAGAGGTTCGCCGGCAAGCCCGAATATCTCCAGAGATATTTTTATTTTGTCGCCGAAGAAGTCCGCGGCATCATGGCGGAACTCGGGGCGCGCAAGCTCGACGAGCTTATAGGCCGCACCGAGCTCATCGAGATGAATACCGGCATATTGAATTGGAAGGCCAGGAACGTCGACCTTTCGAGGATATTATATAAACCGCAGGTTCCTTCTTATGTCGGAACGCGCTGCGGTAAGAAACAGGACCACGGCCTCGACAAGGTAATGGACCTTAAGCTTATCGAAAGCGCGAAGCCGGCGCTCGATAATAAGGACCACGTCAAGGCCGACCTTTCCATAAAGAATACGGACAGGGCGGTAGGCGCAATGTTAAGCGGCGAGATAGCGCGCCGTTACGGGGAGAAGGGCCTTCCGGACGATACGATACATTATAAATTTACCGGGACCGCCGGCCAGAGTTTCGGCGCGTTCCTGTCCAGGGGCGTAGTCTTCGAGGTCGAGGGCGAGGCCAACGACTACGTCGGCAAAGGTCTTTCCGGCGGGCGTATCATTGTCTATCCTCCGAAGGCGTCGGCTTTCGAGGCCCCGGAAAACATCATCATAGGCAATACCACTTTCTACGGCGCCACTTCAGGCGAGGCGTATATCTGCGGCGTCGCCGGCGAAAGGTTCTGCATACGCAACTCCGGGATCTACGCCGTCATCGAGGGTGTGGGCGACCACGGATGCGAATATATGACCGGCGGGCGCGTCGTCATCCTCGGGAAGACCGGGCGCAACTTCGCGGCCGGGATGTCCGGAGGCATCGCGTACGTCTACGACGAAGACCGGGAATTCAAGACGAGGTGCAACATGGGGATGATCGCGTTCGAAGCCCTCGACGGGGAGGATACGGCGACCATACAGAAGCTCCTCTCTAACCATATCAGGTATACGCATAGCGCCAAGGCGAAGGCCGTTCTTGATGATTTTGACAACGAGATAAGGCATTTCATCAAGGTCATGCCGGTGGAATACAAGCGCGCCCTTGAAGGCAGGCTCATGAGGAAGGACGTGCTCTTCGAAGAGGTAAGCGATGGTTGATACAAAGAGATTCCTGAAAATAAAACGGGAGGCCTCATCTTACCGCGAGGTATGCGAGCGCGTAAAGGATTACAGAGAGGTGGCTGTCCTGCGCCCGGAGGAGAAGTCGAAAGACCAGAGCTCTCGCTGCATGGACTGCGGAGTGCCGTTCTGCCATTGGGGCTGCCCGATCGGGAATTATATACCGGAGTGGAACGACCTGATGTTTCGCGGCCAATGGAAAAAGGCAATAGACGTCCTGGGCGCGACGAATAACCTGCCCGAGATAACCGGCAGGATCTGCCCGGCACCGTGCGAATACGCGTGCGTCCTCGGGATAAACGATGACCCTGTCACTATACGGGAAGACGAGCTCGATATTATAGAATATGCTTTCAAAGAGGGAGGGCTCAAGCCCAACCCGCCGAAAAAACGCACCGGCAAGAAAGTCGCCGTCATAGGTTCCGGACCGTCAGGCCTTGCCTGCGCCGACCAGTTGAATAAAGCCGGGCATAAAGTCACGGTATTCGAGAAGGACGACAAGATAGGCGGAATACTGCGCTACGGCATACCCGATTTCAAGCTCGACAAATCCGTCCTCGACAGGCGCATAAAGATATGGAAGAAAGAGGGGATAGAATTCAAGACATCCGCTGATGTAGGCGCCGATTATAAAACGTCCAAACTGAAGAAGGATTTCGACGTGATCGTGCTTGCCGGCGGGAGCCGCTTCCCGCGCGACCTCAAGATACCCGGCCGCGAGCTGGGCGGAATACATTTCGCGATGGATTTCCTCGTCCAGTCGAATAATAGGGTTTCCGGAATCAAGGTACCTTCCGGAAAGCTCATCGACGCGAAGGGTAAGAAGGTTGTCGTTATCGGCGGCGGTGACACAGGCGCTGACTGCGTAGGCACCGCGCACAGGCAGGGCGCGTCATGCATCGTCCAGATAGAGCTCTTGTCCCAGCCTCCGGAATGCCGCACAAAGGATTTTCCGTGGCCGAAATATCCGATGCTTTTGAAGACAACTACGAGTCATCAGGAGGGCGGCGAACGCTATTGGTCGGTCTCGACCAAGAAGTTTGAGGGCGCCGGCGGAAAGGTCAAGAAACTTTCCTGCGTAAAGGTCGAGATAGGCCGTGACGATAAAGGCTGCATGATGATAAAAGACGTCCCGGGAAGCGGATTTGAGATAGAAGCGGACCTTGTCGTCCTCGCGCTCGGGTTTATGCACCCCGAGAAAGGGCTCATCTCACAGCTCGGCGTCGAGCTCGACCCGCGCGGGAACGTAAAGACCGACGAGCATTATCTTACCTCGGTAAAAGATGTCTTCGCCGCAGGCGATATGAGGAGGGGCCAGTCGCTCATCGTCTGGGCCATCTCCGAAGGCCGCCGCGCCGCCCACTCCATCGACAAATACCTCATGGGCTCCACCCGCCTGCCGGCCATTTGAGCCGTCTTGACAATCCCCGCATTTTGCCGTAAAATACCACCTACAACAGTCAAGTAATACTGCAGCGAAGAACCGAAGCTCCTGCCAGCATTACCTCTAACTAACAAAAAAACGTAAATGGAATATCTCAAAATAGGTCTTACATTACTATTTGACCCGCTGTCTTTGTTTTTCCTGGCGGTCATAGCGCTCGTCTCGGTGCCGTCGGCGGTCTACGCGATAGGCTACTTAAAAGGGGACCATTCACGCGGCGGGACGCTCCTCGCGTGGTCGCTTATGGCCGCGTTCGTCCTGTCTATGGCGCTCGTAGTCACGGCCGGCAATGCCTTTCTTTTCCTCGTCGCATGGGAGCTGATGTCGCTCCTTTCGTATTTCCTCGTCGTCTTCGACCACAAGCATGAAAAATCAGTGAAGGCAGGCACTATCTACATAGTCATGACCCACATCGGGACGGCATTTATTACCGCGGCCTTCCTTATTATTTTCAAGTACGCCGGGTCGTTCGAATTTTCCGCGTTCAAACAGGCCTGCCTCTCGATGCCCGGTAACATAAAAGATATCGTTTTTATCTTCTTATTGATAGGGTTCGGTACGAAGGCGGGGATCGTGCCGCTTCACATCTGGCTTCCTTACGCGCATCCCCAGGCGCCCAGCCACATCTCAAGCATAATGTCCGGTGTTATGATAAAGACGGCCATCTACGGGATGGTCAGGTTCATCATCTTTATCCTCGGCGTCAATTCGTTGTGGTGGGGCAACCTCGTGCTGGTCGTCGCGATAGTTTCGTGCCTCGTTGGCGTCATTTATGCGCTTATGGAACATGACCTGAAGAAGCTCCTGGCCTATCACAGCGTCGAGAATATCGGGATCATCCTTCTCGGCGTCGGCGCCTCGATGGTTTTTATTAAAATGGGAAATCCGGTCCTTGCCGTATTCGCGCTCTGCGCCGGCCTGTATCATTTGGTTAACCACGCTGTATTTAAAGGCCTTTTATTTTTGGGCGCGGGCGCAGTCTATAAAGCTACCGGGACGCGCAATATGGAAGACCTCGGCGGGCTGATAAAGCTGATGCCGTGGACCGCGGCGACATTCCTTGTCGGCGCGATGGCGATATCGGCGCTGCCTCCGTTGAGCGGGTTCGTGAGCGAGTGGCTTACCCTCCAGGCGTTCTTTTTTGGCGCGCTCGCTTCGGCG is part of the Candidatus Omnitrophota bacterium genome and encodes:
- the gltB gene encoding glutamate synthase large subunit, producing MNKKAGNKMAFERLPEKQGLYDPRFEHDSCGVGFVCDIKGRKSHDIVAKGILALEHLMHRGATGSDPKTGDGAGILIQVPHEFLLKECSKAGIRLPNAGDYGIGLVFLPADGKERKFCEDNFKKISEEEGLIFLGWREVPVDNSAIGKTAKESQPIIKQVFVGRSADIAGELAFERKLYIARKRVENLVRGSTIRQKAFFYISGLSSRTLSYKGLLMSTQLKDFFPDLKDRALESSFTLFHARYSTNTFPAWDLSQPFRFLAHNGEINTLRGNINWMKARQGLLESGVLGKDITKLFPVIVPGGSDSASLDNMLELLVLGGRSLPHAMMMLIPEAWQGNDQIGEERKRFYEYHACLMEPWDGPAAIAFTDGKFIGATLDRNGLRPARYVITKNGLVVMASEAGVLDIPPAEVAVNGRLQPGRMFLIDTHAGRIIGDEELKSSISNLKPYGRWLDENMEKLEDVPFPRSFKVWHEKDLAPALKAFGYSKEDLRRIIKPMAGDGNEPTGSMGDDTPLAVLSTRPRMLYDYFKQLFAQVTNPPIDPIREELVMTLNTYLGSEKNLLDETPGHCHRLKVNNPILSNMDIERIRHIRNGTFKAKTISTLFEAKKGKAAFKKSLDRICAEADKAVKSGCTFIILSDRGVDGKFAALPALLACGAVHHHLVRKETRTQASIIIESGEPREVAHFALLFGYGAGCINPYLAYETIEKMIREKDLVIAFPDPELAASSARKNYTDAVNHGLLKILSKMGISTLQSYRGAQIFEAVGLSGGLIEKCFTGTASRIEGIGLDEIAQEVIKRHGEAFPETESGPAHLPNGGLYQWRRDGEFHLWNPESIAALQDATRFEDPELYKKFAALINDQEKNLCTLRGLMKFKPGAKPIPLDEVEPVSEIVKRFVTGAMSFGSISRGAHETMAIAMNRLGGKSNSGEGGEDPARYAPLPNGDSLRSATKQVASGRFGVTINYLTNADELQIKIAQGAKPGEGGQLPGHKVSPVIAKVRHSTPGVTLISPPPHHDIYSIEDLAQLIFDLKNANPRARISVKLVSEMGVGTIAAGVAKGHADMILVSGGDGGTGASPLSSIKHAGLPWELGLSETHQTLVLNDLRSRVRLQTDGQMRTGRDVVIAALLGAEEYGFATAALITLGCVMLRHCHLNNCSVGVATQDEDLSKRFAGKPEYLQRYFYFVAEEVRGIMAELGARKLDELIGRTELIEMNTGILNWKARNVDLSRILYKPQVPSYVGTRCGKKQDHGLDKVMDLKLIESAKPALDNKDHVKADLSIKNTDRAVGAMLSGEIARRYGEKGLPDDTIHYKFTGTAGQSFGAFLSRGVVFEVEGEANDYVGKGLSGGRIIVYPPKASAFEAPENIIIGNTTFYGATSGEAYICGVAGERFCIRNSGIYAVIEGVGDHGCEYMTGGRVVILGKTGRNFAAGMSGGIAYVYDEDREFKTRCNMGMIAFEALDGEDTATIQKLLSNHIRYTHSAKAKAVLDDFDNEIRHFIKVMPVEYKRALEGRLMRKDVLFEEVSDG
- a CDS encoding glutamate synthase subunit beta, with protein sequence MVDTKRFLKIKREASSYREVCERVKDYREVAVLRPEEKSKDQSSRCMDCGVPFCHWGCPIGNYIPEWNDLMFRGQWKKAIDVLGATNNLPEITGRICPAPCEYACVLGINDDPVTIREDELDIIEYAFKEGGLKPNPPKKRTGKKVAVIGSGPSGLACADQLNKAGHKVTVFEKDDKIGGILRYGIPDFKLDKSVLDRRIKIWKKEGIEFKTSADVGADYKTSKLKKDFDVIVLAGGSRFPRDLKIPGRELGGIHFAMDFLVQSNNRVSGIKVPSGKLIDAKGKKVVVIGGGDTGADCVGTAHRQGASCIVQIELLSQPPECRTKDFPWPKYPMLLKTTTSHQEGGERYWSVSTKKFEGAGGKVKKLSCVKVEIGRDDKGCMMIKDVPGSGFEIEADLVVLALGFMHPEKGLISQLGVELDPRGNVKTDEHYLTSVKDVFAAGDMRRGQSLIVWAISEGRRAAHSIDKYLMGSTRLPAI
- a CDS encoding proton-conducting transporter membrane subunit → MEYLKIGLTLLFDPLSLFFLAVIALVSVPSAVYAIGYLKGDHSRGGTLLAWSLMAAFVLSMALVVTAGNAFLFLVAWELMSLLSYFLVVFDHKHEKSVKAGTIYIVMTHIGTAFITAAFLIIFKYAGSFEFSAFKQACLSMPGNIKDIVFIFLLIGFGTKAGIVPLHIWLPYAHPQAPSHISSIMSGVMIKTAIYGMVRFIIFILGVNSLWWGNLVLVVAIVSCLVGVIYALMEHDLKKLLAYHSVENIGIILLGVGASMVFIKMGNPVLAVFALCAGLYHLVNHAVFKGLLFLGAGAVYKATGTRNMEDLGGLIKLMPWTAATFLVGAMAISALPPLSGFVSEWLTLQAFFFGALASAGSYKIFLSVCAAMLALTGGLAASCFVKAFGITFLAMPRSDRAREAKEVSLSMKSALVAMSIFTVILGLAASVMIKILVVVSGCATGIETSGMSFTLNNFTLAPQPGTYLSVPLITLALIFAAGAGLALVRTGRKRVCEGKTWGCGYYDLDSRTEYTATAFSKPFRIAFSFFLRPYSKTEKIRESFYHVKSFKYEVFTTPVFRRYIYEPALNLIVKTAHAMKRIQPGSIHVYIAYIFVTILALVIFMGRP